The DNA sequence ACCGTGGCCAGGGGAGTTATTATGGTTCTTGAAACGaggtgaaaattataaaagtaagcaGATTTACTAGATTTCAAGAAATGAAATTGTAGATATTCTAGTGAATTTCctcacttttgtatttttcacttCGTTTCGATAAACCGTAATAGTCTCAAGAACCGTAACAACTCCCTAGCAATTAGTTATAGTAGTATTACGTGGcgttattagtattttattggCCTATATATGCGtcaaataattacaaagaaGATCAAAGATCAAATGTGTGACACAAGATGATCGTAAAGAAACTATTCCGAGGAATTTCGCGCTTTCAACATGCTCTATTGCaggtatatataacataaataaaaataatcccttatttattcgttataataataaatttatattaaaatgtaattaacatatatatatatatatatatatatatatatatatatatatatatatatgcttataataaacatcttatatcaaatatcatttcatattttgattatattattttataattatttttttattactctaaaataatatttcacagtGAGTAAAAATCTatgttcttttaatatatatataatttaattcagtaatttaattacatatctatattttttatttagattttttaatgatttagtataaataacataaagtttatgaataattatatctctaatcttttgaaatattacaataaacatCTTATTCGCTTttctttattaacattttataattaatttaggtGAAACAATATAACACTATGACAAACGAACCGCAATTTCTAGGAATCAACAATGTTTTTACCAATAAAATCCAGTTTGTCAATAAAGAAAGTTATGAATCTATTCCAATATACAGGATTTTGGAACCTACACAGATGGCTGAATTACCCAAAGATGAAAAGGTTTGagcagatataaattaaagatatatatagatataagttaaaaatatattataaatttacaaatatatagatgtGCTATTGAATATGTCGTAAATATGTTgttttgtttgatatttttacatatattattttgtataatatattatctacaaaaaaaaatataaaatatgtaatatagaaTCACTAGATCACTAGATCTAATGTTAAGTTTAGCAAGTGTATGTAGTGACCACACATATCCAAATACACAATTTGACATatacaatttgaaattaatatagagatattgtattaaaatatgaaataaaactgaatgttatatttttgcattacagTTAAACGAGACAAATATGATCAAAATGTACTGCAATATGATGGTCATAAGCGAGATGGATAAGATCTTATACGAGTCGCAAAGGCAAGGTCGCATCTCATTTTACATGACAAACACTGGTGAAGAGGCTGTGCAAATTGGTTCCGCTGCTGCTTTGACTCTAGAAGATATGATTTACGCACAATATCGTGAAGCTGGTAAGAAATTGCACTATGTTATTCATTTGTTAATTGTACACATCCAAGTTATTGCATATAATGTAACAGGTGTCTTGTTGCACCGTGGATATCCATTATTGAAGTTTATGAATCAATGTTACGGCAACTGCGAGGATGAGGGCAAAGGCAGGCAAATGCCAGTGCACTATGGTTCTAAAGAGTTCAATTTCGTGACTATATCATCTCCATTAGCAACCCAACTACCACAAggtaatcatatatttaattatatatatatatatatttgtatatatcgctattttagattttataaaaaataaaaactgcaaatgtgtgtaaaattcAACTGAATTGctattttgcaaattagaaGGATATATAGCATATGTATGTAGCATatgttttaatgatattaataaatttcataagtAGCAAAGTAGCATTGATAATGCTTTACAAGATAATGTAacacagaaatttttattcccaCAGCTGCAGGAGCTGCTTACGCCTTTAAATTCGATAAAAGGAACGCATGTGTGGTTTGTTACTTTGGCGAGGGTGCGGCGAGCGAAGGTGACGCTCATGCGGCATTCAATTTTGCAGCTACTTTATCATGTCCCATCATCTTCATTTGgtaactttttaatgatttacgGTCTGTTCTTTACAGTTGAACTGGCTGCATtagttcagagtttatctttttctctccatattagaaagaaaaagataagctCTGAACTAGTGCAGTCAGTTCAGCTGTTAAGAACAAACTCATACTTATTtgaaatgtatacataataaaataagaatattttaaccaGTCGTAATAACGGATATGCCATTTCCACACCTGTCTTTGAACAATTTAAAGGAGATGGTATTGCAAGTAAAGGTCCATCATATGGAATTGACACAATCAGAGTACATGGTAACGACGTGCTCGCCATGTATTATGCCACAAAAAGTGCTCGAGACTTCTGCATAAAGGAACAAAAACCCATTTTAATAGAAGCCATGACTTATAggtgagagaaagaataaatatattaagataataattaagaatacacacacatagatatatatcttaattattttatataaaagtttatactctctctctctcttttgtatttatctcttatcactaaaaaggaatattttttccaaaataaaactacaagtaaataattataaaaagttataaaaaatcttttagacTCGGACACCACAGCACATCAGATGATTCTACGGcttatcgatcgatcgatgagATCGCTCGATGGAACATTCACACGCCACTTGCCAAGTTCCGTTTCTATCTAGAGTCACTTGGATTATGGTGTCAAAAAAGGGagcaagaattaataaattctactaAGAAAGAAATCCTTTCTGTTTTGAAAGAAGCAGAAAAAAAGTCCAAGCCACATtggaaagaattatttacagaTGTCTACAAGGAAATTCCTGATCATATCAGGTATATTAGCATATATAGACTTGTATATATAGCAtgttaatcatataaatatattaattaaaattgtaggTATCACTTTTAATATTTGGTATATTTCAGGAAACAAATGAATCTGATGGAAAAACATCTAGAAGAATTCAAAGAACATTATCCATTAAGTTCTTTTACACTtaagaagtaaaaaaagaaaatttatctgttatacacaaatgatattattttatacatttattttaatgataaagttTTAAACCATTAACCTACTGTACAAGAAGATTCTTTA is a window from the Cataglyphis hispanica isolate Lineage 1 chromosome 9, ULB_Chis1_1.0, whole genome shotgun sequence genome containing:
- the LOC126851994 gene encoding 2-oxoisovalerate dehydrogenase subunit alpha, mitochondrial, which produces MIVKKLFRGISRFQHALLQVKQYNTMTNEPQFLGINNVFTNKIQFVNKESYESIPIYRILEPTQMAELPKDEKLNETNMIKMYCNMMVISEMDKILYESQRQGRISFYMTNTGEEAVQIGSAAALTLEDMIYAQYREAGVLLHRGYPLLKFMNQCYGNCEDEGKGRQMPVHYGSKEFNFVTISSPLATQLPQAAGAAYAFKFDKRNACVVCYFGEGAASEGDAHAAFNFAATLSCPIIFICRNNGYAISTPVFEQFKGDGIASKGPSYGIDTIRVHGNDVLAMYYATKSARDFCIKEQKPILIEAMTYRLGHHSTSDDSTAYRSIDEIARWNIHTPLAKFRFYLESLGLWCQKREQELINSTKKEILSVLKEAEKKSKPHWKELFTDVYKEIPDHIRKQMNLMEKHLEEFKEHYPLSSFTLKK